From uncultured Roseateles sp., the proteins below share one genomic window:
- a CDS encoding IclR family transcriptional regulator — MATDLKRASTEKPGTSPANRSLERGIEILRAFRPGSDLLGNGELADRTGLSRATVSRLSQTLVGMGMLQQEPLRKGYRLAPAVLSLAHAMRSGSTILQIAAPLMRALAESKRINVGLAAPDRDEMVYLESLRYSRRVAFRNVVSGQRVPMELTSLGRAYLATTSAARRKSLYEAFRERRGNQWPQLLAEIEQSIKSVRGSGFCVASWQPEVVALACPIATAQTCYSLNVSVSTVESMEAVVDALTAPLLELREAITRAISRRIDE, encoded by the coding sequence ATGGCTACAGACCTGAAGCGCGCATCCACGGAGAAGCCCGGCACCTCGCCGGCCAATCGTTCTTTGGAACGCGGCATCGAGATCCTGCGCGCCTTCCGGCCAGGTTCGGATCTGCTGGGCAACGGCGAATTGGCCGACCGCACGGGCTTGTCGAGAGCGACCGTCAGCCGATTGAGTCAGACGCTCGTGGGCATGGGGATGTTGCAGCAGGAACCGCTGCGCAAGGGCTATCGCCTGGCGCCGGCCGTGCTGAGCCTGGCGCACGCCATGCGATCTGGATCGACGATCCTGCAAATCGCCGCGCCGCTGATGCGCGCGCTGGCCGAGAGCAAGCGCATCAACGTCGGACTGGCCGCACCGGATCGGGACGAGATGGTCTACCTGGAATCCTTACGCTACAGCCGTCGGGTCGCATTCCGCAACGTCGTATCGGGTCAGCGCGTGCCGATGGAGTTGACCTCGCTCGGACGCGCTTACCTGGCCACGACTTCCGCGGCACGTCGCAAGTCGCTGTACGAGGCCTTCCGGGAGCGGCGAGGAAATCAGTGGCCGCAGCTACTCGCCGAGATCGAGCAATCCATCAAGAGCGTACGCGGGTCGGGCTTCTGCGTGGCTTCCTGGCAGCCGGAGGTGGTTGCACTCGCGTGCCCGATAGCAACGGCGCAGACCTGCTATTCGTTGAATGTCAGCGTGTCGACCGTTGAGAGCATGGAGGCCGTAGTTGACGCTCTGACGGCTCCACTGCTCGAACTACGCGAGGCGATCACGAGGGCGATATCGCGACGGATTGACGAGTGA
- a CDS encoding acetate--CoA ligase family protein: protein MDAISRLLQPRSVAIIGASADPTKTAGRPVAYLQKHGYAGQILPVNPKTDRIGDLPCYADIAALPVVPDVAIVLLGAERAHLAVRDLAARGTAAAIVLASGYTETGEDGARRQRQLIEAAGSMRILGPNTIGLVNLTDKIVLSATGALEMDHFPVGGIGVVSQSGGILGSLLSRAAARGIGLSKLISTSNEVDLELADFIDHLADDEATKVIALYVETVRNPQKFRAAALKAARAGKPVVAFKIGRSEAGAAAAVSHTGAMAGADRMYDALFRQTGVIRAQSFSDLLDIPVALATGRRLRGNRVAILTSTGGAGTLVSDDLGLHGFDTPAPDAATAEALRALQTGSEAVLDRNPIDVTLAGLRPDLLRGAITALLASPSYDALTIIVGSSSLAQPELMAGAIQDCLPLTDKPVLAYISPHAPEVGALLTQRGVPSFAAAESCTAALGALLAASNFVAPEEAPAAAAVVAVDDLASGSLDEAQAKQLFARFGVPCAAEVIVSTSTEAEAAARKMGGRVVLKILSSQITHKSDVGGVAVGLSAETVGARLTQMAAEVEARAGVRPQRYLVQEMVGGGTELILGMHRDPLGTAILLGMGGITAELFKDTTLRLLPADAQGLRGLSRAEALSMAQDLKTWPLLDGFRGRPKADVNALVDAIVAFSRMAAQLGERLVEAEINPVFVLPQGQGVRAADGVVVLA, encoded by the coding sequence ATGGACGCCATCTCTCGTCTGCTGCAGCCGCGCAGCGTTGCCATCATCGGCGCCTCGGCCGATCCGACCAAGACCGCCGGCCGTCCTGTGGCCTATCTGCAGAAGCACGGGTACGCCGGCCAGATCCTGCCGGTGAACCCCAAGACGGACCGCATCGGCGATCTGCCGTGCTACGCCGACATCGCTGCGCTGCCCGTGGTGCCAGACGTGGCCATCGTGCTGCTCGGCGCCGAGCGTGCCCACCTTGCGGTGCGCGATCTGGCAGCCCGTGGCACCGCTGCCGCCATCGTGCTGGCCAGCGGCTATACCGAGACCGGCGAAGACGGTGCGCGCCGCCAGCGCCAGCTGATCGAAGCGGCGGGCTCGATGCGCATCCTGGGTCCGAACACCATCGGCCTGGTGAACCTCACCGACAAGATCGTGTTGTCGGCCACCGGTGCGCTTGAGATGGATCACTTCCCCGTCGGCGGCATCGGCGTCGTGTCGCAGAGCGGCGGCATCCTGGGCTCGCTGCTGTCGCGTGCAGCGGCACGCGGCATCGGCCTGTCCAAGCTGATCTCGACCAGCAACGAGGTCGACCTGGAACTGGCCGACTTCATCGACCACCTGGCCGACGACGAAGCCACCAAGGTCATCGCGCTCTACGTCGAAACGGTGCGCAACCCGCAGAAGTTCCGCGCCGCGGCCCTGAAGGCTGCGCGCGCCGGCAAACCTGTCGTCGCCTTCAAGATCGGCCGCTCGGAGGCAGGTGCCGCCGCCGCGGTGTCGCACACCGGCGCGATGGCCGGTGCCGACCGCATGTACGACGCACTCTTCCGCCAGACCGGCGTGATCCGGGCGCAGAGCTTCAGCGACTTGCTGGACATCCCTGTCGCGCTGGCAACCGGCCGCAGGCTTCGCGGCAACCGCGTGGCCATCCTCACCTCCACCGGTGGCGCCGGCACGCTGGTCAGCGACGACCTGGGCCTGCACGGCTTCGACACGCCGGCACCGGACGCCGCCACGGCCGAGGCGCTGCGCGCCCTGCAGACCGGCAGCGAGGCCGTGCTGGACCGCAACCCCATCGACGTGACGCTGGCCGGCCTGCGTCCCGACCTGCTGCGCGGCGCCATCACCGCGCTGCTGGCCAGCCCCAGCTACGACGCATTGACCATCATCGTCGGCTCGTCCAGTCTGGCCCAGCCTGAGCTGATGGCGGGTGCCATCCAGGACTGTCTGCCGCTGACCGACAAACCGGTGCTGGCCTATATCAGCCCGCATGCGCCCGAAGTGGGTGCGCTGCTGACGCAACGCGGTGTGCCCTCTTTTGCGGCCGCCGAGAGTTGCACCGCAGCCCTGGGCGCCCTGCTGGCGGCCAGCAACTTCGTCGCCCCGGAGGAGGCGCCGGCCGCAGCTGCCGTCGTGGCGGTGGATGACCTTGCATCGGGCTCGCTGGACGAAGCCCAGGCCAAGCAGCTCTTCGCTCGTTTCGGCGTGCCCTGCGCCGCCGAGGTCATCGTCAGCACCTCGACCGAAGCCGAGGCGGCTGCGCGCAAGATGGGTGGGCGCGTCGTACTGAAGATCCTGTCGTCGCAGATCACGCACAAGAGCGATGTCGGCGGCGTGGCCGTGGGCCTGAGTGCCGAGACCGTGGGCGCGCGACTGACCCAGATGGCCGCCGAGGTCGAAGCCAGGGCCGGTGTTCGCCCGCAGCGTTACCTGGTGCAGGAGATGGTTGGCGGCGGTACCGAGCTCATCCTGGGCATGCACCGTGACCCGCTGGGCACCGCCATCCTGCTGGGCATGGGTGGCATCACGGCAGAACTGTTCAAGGACACGACCCTGCGTCTGCTGCCAGCCGACGCACAGGGGCTTCGTGGCCTGAGCCGCGCCGAGGCCCTGAGCATGGCCCAGGACCTGAAGACCTGGCCGCTGCTGGACGGCTTCCGGGGTCGACCCAAGGCCGATGTCAATGCGCTGGTCGACGCCATCGTGGCCTTCTCGCGCATGGCCGCGCAGCTGGGTGAACGCCTGGTCGAAGCCGAGATCAACCCGGTGTTCGTGCTGCCGCAAGGGCAGGGCGTGCGCGCCGCCGATGGCGTGGTCGTGCTGGCTTGA
- a CDS encoding MmgE/PrpD family protein, protein MLATQVFARFAHQVAQRELQPEVLHHARRAVIDWYASVYPGLALPAVQVLEATMAEDLDRGDARLALGRAATMRAAALINGTAAHAAEVDDSFRDAMYHPGAATIAAALAAAQATKASGADFLRAVVLGYEVSTRIGVVMGRPHYKFWHNTGTMGSFGAAAAAGSLLRLDEEAYAQALALAATFTAGLQQAFRSESMSKPLHAGRAAEAGVLAAQLAARGMRSSLDVLEGASGLGQAMSDGPDWSQVGATLGSDWHITRLTFKNHVGCGHAFAAIDGALALQQRHGFNHADIQAVQLGVYQPTLDIAPHVDPQTVDQARFSLHYMVASALVHGSVRLSAYEPERLSDPATRSLMQRITKALDPEVDAGFPGRRAARVTITLRDGRVLTHWQPDRKGDPELPLSDADLEGKLIELAAPVIGNTDARALLKRIWALTTSETLPT, encoded by the coding sequence ATGCTGGCCACACAAGTCTTCGCCCGCTTCGCGCACCAGGTCGCGCAGCGCGAACTGCAACCTGAAGTGCTGCACCACGCGCGCCGCGCTGTCATCGACTGGTATGCCTCTGTCTACCCGGGCCTGGCCCTGCCTGCGGTTCAGGTGCTGGAAGCCACGATGGCCGAAGACCTTGACCGTGGCGACGCGCGCCTGGCCCTGGGCCGCGCGGCCACGATGCGCGCCGCGGCCCTGATCAACGGCACGGCCGCGCATGCCGCCGAGGTGGACGACAGCTTCCGCGACGCGATGTACCACCCGGGCGCCGCCACGATCGCAGCCGCGCTGGCGGCAGCCCAGGCCACGAAAGCCAGCGGCGCCGACTTCCTTCGCGCCGTGGTGCTGGGCTACGAAGTCTCAACCCGAATCGGCGTGGTGATGGGCCGGCCGCACTACAAGTTCTGGCACAACACCGGGACCATGGGCAGCTTCGGCGCCGCAGCCGCAGCGGGCAGCCTGCTGCGCCTGGACGAAGAGGCCTACGCACAGGCCCTGGCCCTGGCCGCGACCTTCACCGCCGGCCTGCAGCAGGCCTTTCGGTCCGAGTCTATGTCCAAGCCGCTGCATGCCGGTCGTGCGGCAGAAGCCGGCGTGCTGGCCGCGCAACTGGCAGCGCGTGGCATGCGCAGTTCGCTGGACGTGCTGGAAGGCGCATCCGGCCTCGGCCAGGCCATGAGCGACGGCCCCGACTGGTCGCAGGTCGGCGCCACGCTGGGCAGCGACTGGCACATCACGCGGTTGACCTTCAAGAACCACGTCGGCTGCGGCCATGCCTTCGCGGCCATCGACGGCGCGCTGGCCCTGCAGCAGCGGCACGGCTTCAACCACGCCGACATCCAAGCCGTGCAGCTGGGCGTGTACCAACCCACGCTGGACATTGCGCCGCACGTCGACCCGCAGACGGTTGACCAGGCGCGTTTCAGCCTGCACTACATGGTGGCCAGCGCGCTGGTGCACGGCAGCGTGCGCCTGTCGGCCTACGAGCCCGAGCGCCTGAGCGACCCGGCCACGCGCTCGCTGATGCAGCGCATCACCAAGGCACTCGACCCCGAGGTGGATGCCGGCTTCCCGGGCCGTCGCGCGGCACGCGTGACCATCACCTTGCGCGACGGCCGCGTGCTGACCCACTGGCAACCCGACCGCAAGGGCGACCCCGAGCTGCCCCTGTCCGATGCCGACCTGGAAGGCAAGCTGATTGAGCTGGCCGCACCCGTGATCGGCAACACCGATGCCCGCGCGCTCCTGAAGCGCATCTGGGCTCTGACCACCAGCGAGACATTGCCCACATGA
- a CDS encoding 3-hydroxyacyl-CoA dehydrogenase NAD-binding domain-containing protein has product MSNPVHLERDGDIAVIVIDNPPINAGSAAVREGLMAAIAAVESDENLRGAVLIGAGNTFIAGSDLREFGQPLAEPQLPTVIRAIEDCGKPVVAALHGAALGGGFELALGCDARVAAPGTLVGLPEVTLGIIPGAGGTQRLPRIVGIPRAIGMICSGERVESAAALAAGLIDAETEGDLRAAAVAHARQLAGRKNRLRDRTVPPAEAGAIAEASAAAMKAGKRRPQVQAAIDAIVATATLGIDEGLADERDVFQRLRVSREAFALRHQFFAERDSTKHPSLGEARPREIRRIAVIGAGTMGSGIAIAALDAGYEVLLLEQEAGALERGANRIHEHYASRVKGGKAKAAEAAACEARLSASLDWPRIAEADLVIEAVFEELGVKQQVFQRIDALARPGAVLASNTSYLDLDSIASATSRPQDVIGLHFFSPANVMRLLEVVRGKVSAPDALASGLAVGRKLKKLPVLTGNAFGFVGNRLYAAYRRQCEFMVEEGASPEQVDAALEAFGFAMGPFAVADLSGLDIAWRMRQAQAATRDPAQRYVHIADRLCEAGRLGRKTGAGYYRYAEGVSRPQVDPAVSALIAKARGDKGIVPRELGYAEIQHRVMLTLVNEAALLLAEGVAERATDVDVVLANGYGFPRWEGGPVFWARERAAAALAADLEELAALNGSGFVRGDVRHLLDAKA; this is encoded by the coding sequence ATGAGCAACCCGGTGCATCTCGAGCGCGACGGCGACATCGCCGTCATCGTTATCGACAACCCGCCCATCAACGCCGGCTCGGCCGCTGTGCGTGAGGGCCTGATGGCCGCCATTGCAGCCGTCGAGTCCGACGAAAACCTGCGCGGCGCGGTGCTGATCGGTGCCGGCAACACCTTTATCGCGGGATCCGATCTGCGCGAATTCGGCCAGCCCCTGGCCGAGCCGCAGCTGCCCACGGTGATCCGTGCCATCGAAGACTGTGGCAAGCCCGTGGTGGCGGCACTGCACGGCGCAGCACTCGGTGGCGGCTTCGAGCTGGCCCTGGGTTGTGACGCTCGCGTCGCGGCACCGGGCACGCTGGTGGGATTGCCGGAAGTGACGCTGGGCATCATCCCCGGCGCGGGCGGCACGCAACGCCTGCCCCGGATCGTCGGCATTCCCCGCGCCATCGGCATGATCTGCAGCGGCGAGCGTGTCGAAAGCGCCGCTGCCCTTGCCGCGGGCCTGATCGACGCCGAAACGGAGGGTGATTTGCGAGCGGCGGCCGTGGCCCATGCACGCCAGTTGGCCGGTCGAAAGAACCGCCTGCGCGACCGCACGGTGCCCCCGGCCGAAGCCGGCGCCATTGCCGAGGCCTCGGCCGCCGCGATGAAGGCCGGCAAGCGCCGGCCGCAGGTGCAAGCCGCAATCGACGCCATTGTGGCCACAGCCACGCTCGGCATCGACGAGGGCCTGGCCGACGAGCGTGACGTCTTCCAGCGCCTGCGCGTATCGCGCGAAGCCTTCGCACTCCGCCACCAGTTCTTTGCCGAACGGGACAGCACCAAGCACCCGTCGCTGGGCGAAGCAAGGCCGCGCGAGATCCGGCGCATCGCCGTCATCGGCGCCGGCACCATGGGATCCGGCATCGCAATCGCCGCGCTGGATGCGGGCTACGAGGTCTTGTTGCTGGAGCAGGAAGCGGGTGCGCTGGAACGCGGCGCGAACCGCATCCACGAGCACTACGCCAGCCGCGTCAAGGGCGGGAAGGCCAAGGCGGCGGAGGCGGCGGCCTGCGAAGCCCGCTTGAGCGCCAGCCTGGACTGGCCGCGCATCGCCGAGGCCGACCTGGTCATTGAGGCTGTGTTCGAGGAACTGGGGGTCAAGCAGCAGGTCTTCCAGCGCATCGATGCGCTGGCCAGGCCCGGCGCCGTGCTCGCTTCGAACACGTCGTACCTCGACCTCGATTCCATCGCGTCCGCAACTTCGCGCCCCCAGGACGTCATCGGCCTGCACTTCTTCAGCCCTGCCAACGTGATGAGGCTGTTGGAGGTCGTGCGCGGCAAGGTCTCGGCACCTGATGCCCTGGCCTCCGGTCTGGCCGTGGGCCGCAAGCTGAAGAAGCTGCCGGTGCTGACCGGCAATGCCTTTGGCTTTGTCGGCAACCGCCTGTATGCCGCCTACCGCCGCCAGTGCGAGTTCATGGTCGAAGAAGGTGCGTCGCCCGAACAGGTGGACGCGGCGCTGGAGGCGTTCGGCTTTGCCATGGGCCCCTTCGCCGTGGCGGACCTGTCGGGCCTCGACATCGCCTGGCGCATGCGCCAGGCGCAGGCCGCCACAAGAGATCCGGCGCAGCGCTACGTGCACATCGCAGACCGCCTGTGCGAAGCGGGCCGGCTGGGGCGCAAGACGGGCGCCGGCTATTACCGTTATGCCGAAGGCGTGTCGCGCCCGCAGGTGGACCCGGCAGTGTCCGCGTTGATCGCCAAGGCGCGCGGCGACAAGGGCATCGTGCCGCGTGAACTGGGCTATGCGGAGATCCAGCATCGCGTGATGCTGACCCTGGTCAACGAAGCCGCGCTGCTGCTGGCCGAAGGCGTGGCCGAACGGGCCACCGACGTAGATGTGGTACTGGCGAACGGCTACGGCTTTCCGCGCTGGGAAGGCGGGCCGGTGTTCTGGGCCCGCGAGCGCGCTGCTGCGGCGCTGGCGGCTGACCTTGAAGAGTTGGCCGCCTTGAACGGATCGGGGTTCGTACGCGGCGACGTCAGGCACCTGCTTGATGCGAAAGCCTGA
- a CDS encoding enoyl-CoA hydratase-related protein: MSFNFIDLKVESAIATITLNRPDKRNAMSDAMRSEFIDALERVAADKAIKALVLTGAGKGFCAGGDISGMEKRMNAPAGEVGFNGWHRQQRVHHTQALLHTMPKPVIAAVNGAASGLGADTALACDFIIASEWASFTWSYINRGIVPDGGGMYFLPRRVGLAKAKELIFTGRKVEVDEAVRLGIVDRKTSGDTLLADAQAWAAELGRGSSTALALTKTILNQSFELSSHDVFAQGSQAQGICYTSTEHRESVTAFLAKSAPAAKE; encoded by the coding sequence ATGAGTTTCAATTTCATCGACCTGAAGGTCGAGTCCGCGATCGCCACCATCACCCTGAATCGCCCCGACAAGCGCAACGCGATGAGCGACGCGATGCGCAGCGAGTTCATCGATGCGCTGGAGAGGGTTGCTGCAGACAAGGCCATCAAGGCCCTGGTGCTGACCGGTGCCGGCAAGGGCTTCTGCGCCGGCGGCGACATCAGCGGCATGGAAAAGCGCATGAACGCACCGGCCGGCGAGGTGGGCTTCAACGGCTGGCACCGGCAGCAGCGTGTGCACCACACGCAGGCCCTGCTGCACACCATGCCCAAGCCGGTGATCGCGGCGGTCAATGGTGCAGCCTCGGGTCTGGGTGCAGATACCGCACTGGCCTGCGATTTCATCATCGCCAGCGAGTGGGCCAGCTTCACCTGGTCCTACATCAACCGCGGGATCGTCCCCGACGGTGGCGGCATGTACTTCCTGCCGCGCCGTGTGGGACTGGCCAAGGCCAAGGAGCTGATCTTCACCGGCCGCAAGGTCGAAGTAGACGAAGCCGTGAGGCTGGGGATTGTCGACCGCAAGACCTCGGGTGACACGCTGCTGGCAGACGCCCAGGCCTGGGCGGCGGAACTCGGCAGGGGCTCGTCCACGGCGCTGGCGCTGACCAAGACCATCCTGAACCAGAGCTTCGAGTTGTCTTCGCACGACGTGTTCGCGCAGGGCAGCCAGGCCCAGGGCATTTGCTACACCAGCACCGAGCACCGCGAGTCGGTGACGGCCTTCCTGGCCAAGTCCGCCCCCGCGGCAAAGGAGTGA
- a CDS encoding alpha/beta hydrolase, translating into MSPAAPLKHPFVAELDGAAHRHDVAFEGGHVTWRRFGEGPPLVLLHGGHGSWLHWVRNIRAWSGRYAVWVPDLPGYGDSDVPLVPTLASLVDATMSTLDALIGRTTPIALVGFSFGGLVAANLAARRGSVTQLGLLGPGGHGGARRPRGELRSWREAADVHDADALADVMRHNLAMHMLSDPGAIDALALHIHTEACLKTRFRSKSISRSGGLADAIDRHRGALLLAWGEHDVTAVPEQAALSLGESREHGKVLVVPGAGHWIQYEQADEINALVLAWLSESTPKETL; encoded by the coding sequence ATGTCGCCCGCTGCCCCTCTCAAACACCCCTTTGTCGCCGAGCTGGACGGTGCGGCGCACCGGCACGACGTGGCGTTCGAGGGCGGCCATGTCACCTGGCGACGCTTCGGCGAAGGGCCACCGCTGGTGTTGCTGCATGGTGGCCACGGATCCTGGCTGCATTGGGTGCGCAACATCCGAGCCTGGTCTGGGCGCTACGCGGTCTGGGTGCCCGACCTGCCGGGCTATGGCGATTCGGATGTGCCCCTCGTGCCCACGCTCGCCTCGCTGGTCGACGCGACGATGTCCACCCTCGATGCCCTGATCGGCCGCACCACGCCGATAGCGCTGGTGGGATTTTCGTTTGGTGGGCTGGTCGCGGCGAATCTCGCCGCGCGCCGGGGCTCGGTGACGCAACTGGGGCTGCTGGGCCCGGGTGGACATGGCGGCGCGCGGCGGCCGCGCGGCGAACTCCGTTCCTGGCGCGAGGCTGCCGACGTGCACGACGCCGACGCCCTGGCCGATGTGATGCGCCACAACCTGGCCATGCACATGCTGAGCGACCCCGGTGCAATCGACGCGCTGGCCTTGCACATCCACACCGAGGCCTGTCTCAAAACGCGGTTTCGGAGCAAGTCCATCTCGCGCTCAGGCGGGCTGGCCGACGCGATCGACAGGCATCGGGGTGCGTTGCTGCTGGCATGGGGCGAACACGATGTGACCGCAGTCCCCGAGCAGGCGGCACTGTCCCTCGGCGAGAGCCGCGAACACGGCAAGGTGCTGGTGGTTCCGGGCGCCGGCCACTGGATTCAGTACGAGCAAGCCGACGAAATCAACGCGCTGGTGCTCGCATGGCTGAGTGAGTCCACTCCCAAGGAAACCCTATGA
- the pcaF gene encoding 3-oxoadipyl-CoA thiolase, producing MNRHAYICDAVRTPFGRYGGALASVRADDLGAVPLAALMARNPGVDWQAVTDVIYGCANQAGEDNRNVARMSALLAGLPLEVPGSTVNRLCGSGLDALGTAARAIRAGDADLMIAGGVESMSRAPFVMPKAESAFSRANRVEDTTIGWRFVNRLMKERYGVDSMPETAENVAAEFRIEREAQDRMALASQQRAVAAQRRGFFEAEIVPVSIPQKKGETIVVVKDEHPRDTSLDALARLRGVVRPDGTVTAGNASGVNDGACALLLASEAAASRHGLTPRARVVGMATAGVPPRIMGMGPAPATRKVLALTGLTLAQLDLIELNEAFAAQGLAVLRDLGLRDDDPRVNPNGGAIALGHPLGASGARLATTAVNQLHAIGGRYALVTMCIGVGQGIAVVLERV from the coding sequence ATGAACCGACACGCCTACATCTGCGACGCCGTTCGCACCCCCTTCGGCCGCTACGGTGGCGCACTCGCCAGCGTGCGCGCCGATGACTTGGGCGCCGTGCCCCTGGCCGCACTGATGGCACGAAACCCCGGCGTCGACTGGCAGGCCGTCACCGACGTGATCTACGGCTGCGCGAACCAGGCTGGCGAAGACAACCGCAACGTCGCACGCATGAGCGCCTTGCTGGCCGGCCTGCCGCTGGAAGTGCCGGGGTCGACCGTCAACCGGCTCTGCGGGTCCGGGCTGGACGCCTTGGGAACCGCGGCTCGTGCGATACGCGCCGGCGATGCCGACCTGATGATCGCCGGCGGGGTCGAGAGCATGTCGCGCGCTCCGTTCGTGATGCCCAAGGCCGAGAGCGCCTTTTCGCGTGCCAATCGGGTCGAGGACACAACCATAGGATGGCGCTTCGTCAACCGGCTGATGAAGGAGCGCTACGGCGTGGACTCGATGCCCGAGACGGCCGAGAATGTGGCCGCCGAATTCAGGATCGAACGCGAAGCCCAGGACCGCATGGCGCTGGCCTCGCAGCAACGGGCGGTGGCGGCGCAGAGGCGTGGTTTCTTCGAAGCCGAGATCGTGCCGGTTTCGATACCGCAGAAGAAGGGCGAGACGATCGTCGTCGTGAAGGACGAACATCCTCGCGACACGAGCCTCGATGCGCTCGCCAGGCTCAGGGGCGTCGTGCGTCCCGACGGGACCGTGACCGCGGGCAACGCCTCAGGTGTCAACGACGGTGCCTGTGCGCTGCTGCTGGCCAGCGAGGCGGCCGCAAGCCGGCATGGCCTGACCCCTCGCGCCCGCGTCGTCGGCATGGCCACGGCCGGAGTGCCGCCCCGCATCATGGGCATGGGTCCGGCCCCTGCGACCCGCAAGGTGCTGGCGCTCACGGGCCTCACGCTCGCACAACTCGACTTGATCGAGCTGAACGAGGCGTTTGCCGCCCAGGGCCTGGCGGTCCTGCGTGACCTGGGGCTGCGCGACGATGACCCGCGCGTCAACCCGAATGGTGGGGCGATCGCACTCGGTCACCCGCTGGGCGCTTCGGGAGCGCGGCTGGCGACGACGGCAGTGAACCAGCTCCATGCGATCGGTGGCCGTTACGCCCTGGTCACGATGTGTATCGGCGTCGGTCAAGGCATTGCGGTCGTGCTGGAGCGCGTTTGA
- a CDS encoding tripartite tricarboxylate transporter substrate binding protein — MRRLAAFVCAAAALASTHAVAAYPDKPIRLVVPFAPGGGTDLIARTLAVGMGRELGQQVIIDNKPGAGTIVGTDNVAKSPADGYSIVIATFAHAVNPSLMPKLPFVTDKAFAPISLIAKGPNVLVVRADSPFRSAKDVVAAARAKPGRLTYASQGNGTSAHLAGEMFTNLTKVEMTHVPYRGAGPAITDLLGGQVDMIFGTAAAVATFVDSGKLRAIGVTSASPSAALKGVVSISQDIPGYQVESWYGLYAPAGTPADVVAKLSAAAKKAAAAPDFARKIEQEGLSIVASDPAELDRYVKGEEARWRKIVKENNIKTD; from the coding sequence TTGCGGCGGCTCGCCGCCTTCGTCTGTGCCGCAGCGGCGCTCGCCTCGACCCACGCTGTCGCTGCCTATCCCGACAAACCGATCCGCCTCGTTGTACCTTTCGCCCCGGGTGGCGGCACCGACCTGATTGCCCGCACGCTCGCTGTCGGCATGGGCAGGGAACTGGGTCAACAGGTCATCATCGACAACAAGCCCGGTGCAGGAACCATCGTCGGCACGGACAACGTCGCCAAGAGCCCGGCTGACGGCTACAGCATCGTCATCGCGACCTTCGCCCACGCCGTCAACCCGAGCCTGATGCCGAAGCTGCCGTTTGTCACCGACAAGGCCTTCGCACCGATCTCTCTGATTGCCAAGGGGCCGAACGTCCTGGTCGTGCGGGCCGACAGCCCCTTCAGGTCGGCCAAGGATGTCGTCGCGGCGGCCAGGGCAAAGCCTGGCAGGCTGACCTATGCCTCTCAGGGCAACGGCACGTCGGCGCACCTGGCGGGTGAGATGTTCACCAATCTGACCAAGGTCGAGATGACCCACGTTCCGTACCGCGGCGCAGGCCCGGCCATCACCGACCTGCTTGGGGGCCAGGTCGACATGATCTTCGGCACCGCGGCCGCCGTCGCGACCTTCGTCGACAGCGGCAAGCTCAGGGCCATCGGCGTCACGTCCGCGAGCCCCTCGGCAGCCTTGAAGGGCGTGGTATCCATCAGCCAGGACATCCCGGGTTACCAGGTGGAGAGCTGGTACGGGCTGTACGCCCCGGCAGGCACTCCGGCCGATGTTGTCGCCAAGCTCTCCGCAGCCGCAAAGAAGGCCGCTGCTGCCCCTGACTTTGCCAGGAAGATCGAGCAGGAAGGACTGTCGATCGTCGCCAGCGACCCGGCCGAGCTCGATCGCTACGTGAAGGGCGAAGAGGCTCGATGGAGAAAGATCGTCAAGGAAAACAACATCAAGACCGATTGA